One genomic window of Arachis hypogaea cultivar Tifrunner chromosome 8, arahy.Tifrunner.gnm2.J5K5, whole genome shotgun sequence includes the following:
- the LOC112706789 gene encoding uncharacterized protein, which yields MASARSLFVFLPLLSLLLLHHHLTVSAESPPSPSPESPADSPASSPVKSSSSPSPSPSLSLSPSVLGFAPGVGAPNSAPASSPDTSSPPEPYSETQSPDFSPESSPFTSPSPSPADGSSLSRAGLDPEDETATASGEGGMSGGKKAGIVIGVIVAAAVVALAGMVYKKRQENIRRSQYGSAARGGLL from the coding sequence ATGGCGAGTGCGAGATCCTTGTTTGTTTTTCTCCCTCTACTCTCCTTGTTATTGTTGCACCATCACCTCACTGTCTCAGCAGAGTCGCCGCCGTCTCCGTCACCGGAATCACCAGCTGACTCGCCCGCAAGCTCACCGGTAAAGTCATCTTCatctccatctccatctccttcactTTCACTTTCTCCTTCTGTTTTGGGTTTTGCTCCTGGCGTTGGCGCTCCAAACTCTGCTCCGGCCAGTTCGCCAGACACTTCATCGCCGCCGGAGCCTTATTCGGAAACTCAGAGTCCTGATTTTTCGCCGGAGAGCTCTCCATTTACATCTCCTTCTCCTTCACCAGCGGATGGAAGCTCACTGAGCCGCGCCGGTTTGGACCCCGAGGATGAGACCGCAACTGCATCCGGAGAAGGAGGAATGAGCGGCGGCAAGAAGGCCGGGATAGTGATCGGAGTTATCGTTGCCGCCGCCGTGGTTGCACTGGCAGGGATGGTGTACAAGAAGCGGCAGGAGAATATACGGCGCTCTCAGTACGGATCTGCTGCCAGAGGAGGGCTTCTGTAA